From Kineosporia succinea, the proteins below share one genomic window:
- a CDS encoding TetR/AcrR family transcriptional regulator translates to MTTQGRPRGFDADEALDRAIEVFWAQGFEGTSLTDLTTAMNINRPSLYAAFGNKEELFRRAVGRYAEVDMAYAAAALLEPTGREVIERFLRDNVKALTRPGKPAGCLSIQGGLSGSPEITTFLADSRRGGEQALARRLATAVTDGDLPAATDPDALARYVMVVSEGNAVHAAAGASRAQLHATVDLALRALP, encoded by the coding sequence ATGACGACACAGGGCCGACCCCGCGGCTTCGACGCCGACGAGGCCCTCGACCGGGCGATCGAGGTGTTCTGGGCCCAGGGCTTCGAGGGCACCTCCCTCACCGACCTGACCACGGCGATGAACATCAACCGCCCGAGCCTGTACGCGGCGTTCGGCAACAAGGAAGAGCTGTTCCGCCGCGCCGTGGGCCGCTACGCCGAGGTCGACATGGCCTATGCGGCAGCGGCCCTGCTCGAACCCACCGGCCGGGAGGTGATCGAGCGGTTCCTGCGCGACAACGTGAAAGCCCTCACCCGGCCCGGCAAACCAGCCGGGTGCCTGTCGATCCAGGGCGGGCTGTCCGGGTCTCCCGAGATCACCACGTTCCTGGCCGACAGCCGCCGGGGCGGCGAACAGGCCCTGGCCCGGCGCCTGGCCACCGCGGTGACCGACGGCGACCTGCCCGCGGCCACCGACCCCGACGCCCTGGCCCGCTACGTCATGGTGGTCAGCGAGGGCAATGCGGTGCACGCCGCCGCCGGGGCCAGCCGCGCACAGCTGCACGCGACGGTCGACCTGGCCCTCCGGGCACTCCCCTAG
- a CDS encoding SDR family NAD(P)-dependent oxidoreductase, translating to MGQLDGKTALVTGATSGIGLASARRLVREGATVFITGRRKDVLEGVAAQIGAIGVQADVSDLEALDEVVRVVREHGRGLDVLFANAGGGEFAALPDITWEHYATTFNTNVGGTIFTVQKALPLLNEGASVIITSSNIDVKGSPSFSVYAATKAALRSFTRSWAAELVGRRIRVNAIAPGPIGTPGLRGLAADEAGADALLDGLASGVPMARLGAPEEIADTVLFLAGAGSSFVTGSEIYVDGGASQI from the coding sequence ATGGGACAGCTCGACGGCAAGACCGCACTGGTGACCGGCGCGACCTCCGGCATCGGCCTGGCGTCCGCGCGCAGGCTGGTGCGGGAGGGGGCGACCGTCTTCATCACCGGCCGCCGCAAGGACGTGCTCGAGGGGGTGGCCGCGCAGATCGGGGCCATCGGTGTCCAGGCCGACGTCAGCGATCTGGAGGCGCTCGACGAGGTGGTGCGGGTGGTCCGTGAGCACGGGCGGGGGCTGGACGTGCTGTTCGCCAACGCCGGTGGCGGTGAGTTCGCCGCACTCCCCGACATCACCTGGGAGCACTACGCGACCACCTTCAACACCAACGTCGGGGGCACGATCTTCACCGTGCAGAAGGCGCTTCCGCTGCTGAACGAGGGGGCGTCGGTGATCATCACCAGCTCCAACATCGACGTGAAGGGCAGCCCGTCGTTCAGCGTGTACGCCGCGACCAAGGCCGCTCTGCGCTCGTTCACCCGTTCCTGGGCGGCCGAGCTGGTGGGACGCCGGATCCGGGTGAACGCGATCGCGCCCGGGCCGATCGGGACGCCCGGCCTGCGCGGGCTGGCCGCCGACGAGGCCGGGGCCGACGCGCTGCTCGACGGCCTGGCCTCCGGGGTGCCGATGGCCCGTCTCGGGGCACCCGAGGAGATCGCCGACACCGTGCTGTTCCTGGCCGGTGCGGGCAGTAGTTTCGTCACCGGCTCGGAGATCTACGTCGACGGTGGCGCGAGTCAGATCTGA
- a CDS encoding nuclear transport factor 2 family protein yields MTDDVVAALMRANLLGVFGQRDAAARLESAGRTYADDVVFTDPEGSVTGVDAVVAKAAELLGKVPATFVFAEAGPLYEGAGQAALAWTFGPEGGEPAARGIDIATIAGGRITELRTLLVG; encoded by the coding sequence ATGACGGACGACGTGGTGGCGGCACTGATGAGGGCGAACCTTCTCGGGGTGTTCGGGCAGCGGGACGCGGCGGCGCGTCTCGAGAGCGCCGGGCGCACGTATGCCGACGATGTGGTGTTCACCGATCCGGAGGGTTCGGTGACCGGTGTGGACGCGGTGGTCGCCAAGGCGGCCGAGCTGCTGGGCAAGGTGCCCGCGACCTTCGTGTTCGCCGAGGCCGGGCCTCTCTACGAGGGGGCCGGGCAGGCAGCGCTGGCCTGGACGTTCGGGCCCGAGGGGGGTGAGCCCGCGGCCCGTGGCATCGACATCGCCACGATCGCGGGCGGGCGCATCACCGAGCTGCGCACTCTCCTGGTGGGGTGA
- a CDS encoding WD40 repeat domain-containing protein, with protein MSQGQDERQREGLDDLRVVEAGGASSPGAEAAKEAARGGIRRWMLGAGDATRAAGPWALVAGLTASSIAPLVVSAAGGDLAAVFQGVSGLSSGFLPDALASAAERLKDDASEQEWSQALQQELAARLETSQALRADVATLLEAVGAVETTVQAALQQSGESSAGVAREVLIAVSGLGGDFERFREHVVRSLGTLQHELAAHSAQQRQENDRAHEQLVAMTGLFADLVTSVRRGAAGAVPADGALVRPGLEVCPYPGLNSFQARDADFFTGRADVVNELVGRITQAAHAPRGPLLLVGVSGVGKSSLLRAGVVPALRREEAQRAGARAWEVVVMTPTGRTDAPDATSSRRVRPLLELAGRVGAASGIDSLLGKPEHFGAFTASTPGQLLIVVDQFEQVFDTATVSEQHRDEFVTALVNAAPALVLISVRADFYERCVRLHQLAGHLPGDQVVLGPMTPEGLRQAVLQPAGRVGVGVEPALVELLLADLGVGGEGTYDPGSLPLLAHALRATWDRRVAPGDLTVDAYRSSGGISGAVTQEAEEVWERLTVPERRELRHLLLRGVVVTGREVTRRAVPRPEPAGRWLTWMIERRLMTADAGSVQISHEALLWAWPRLAGWVAAERENLQLQQQLTEAADYWAANAHDPGALYRGARLTAAQDWAAERDDLTWQQRQFIETSVGAAQHELTTERTRTRRLRRLAASLVVLLVAAITAGGYAYSQGQAARRQTAMAQSQRFAAQSAQLAGTDPRRAKLLAVHGWGESHTQEARSALLSAQMLEHAGALATRSWQNQVALSPDGRWTVTGGQDGSVRLWDNQTHEIAHDLGTLEGTIWQIDFSPDGSMVSAGAGQEVRIWQVASGRQVRTFPAHFFTAWDSDSSMVLMTSRDELFEVGSWSVTDGERQRLHLTLAADRIVSGLAVSRADQRLAVTVRHLPGRDTEVKLLDLSSGRVVSHFAATSGAPSRIDFSRRGELAVGFGDSDEVVLRDARTGASHGKIATADVEIAAVSSVTYSPSGRFVLISGGGYVRVWELDRRQWSGSAFLGSSADRGAGAIFDVAAMDDGPLLAAAGQTSTMLIRWNTEWVHPSETGLVAVRAQDNRFVVGDEAGAVWKVGGPGQPARKLAQGRGTILALAGARDGAVASGSDTGDIMVLGADGRRRATLNAGPGRQVPDLVLTDSLLVAGTGPILKVADDLKVPSRVQVWNASTLEPVATHTFRDRYGITMTPSPDGDDVAVLLDSVDGSSGEQARVLLYHLTDLADPDGKPYRTIDLPRNEGATRTAFAPGGATIALAGANGRIRLFDTRTGALTKTFGHHSGSVRDLAFSPDGATVASISSADDVVRLWDPVTGELRAELTGHTLGVNRVAFSADGTTLYSTGADGLAGVWTLDPDEAVARICADLSGDFADEDWRSLGLDLAHSPCRQR; from the coding sequence TTGAGTCAGGGCCAGGACGAGCGTCAGCGCGAGGGCCTCGACGACCTGCGGGTGGTCGAGGCCGGCGGCGCGTCTTCCCCGGGGGCCGAGGCCGCGAAGGAGGCCGCGCGCGGCGGGATCCGGCGCTGGATGCTGGGGGCCGGTGACGCGACCCGGGCCGCCGGGCCGTGGGCGCTCGTGGCCGGGCTGACCGCCTCGTCGATCGCGCCGCTGGTCGTCTCGGCCGCCGGCGGCGACCTCGCGGCGGTGTTCCAGGGGGTGAGCGGGCTCAGCAGCGGGTTCCTGCCCGACGCCCTGGCCTCGGCCGCCGAACGGCTGAAAGACGATGCCTCCGAGCAGGAGTGGAGCCAGGCGCTGCAGCAGGAGCTGGCGGCCCGGCTGGAGACGTCCCAGGCGCTGCGGGCCGATGTCGCCACCCTCCTGGAGGCGGTGGGCGCGGTCGAGACGACCGTGCAGGCGGCGCTGCAGCAGTCGGGGGAGTCCTCGGCCGGCGTCGCCCGCGAGGTGCTGATCGCGGTCTCCGGGCTGGGAGGTGACTTCGAGCGCTTCCGTGAGCACGTCGTCCGTTCGCTCGGCACTCTCCAGCACGAACTGGCCGCGCACAGCGCCCAGCAGCGGCAGGAGAACGACCGCGCCCACGAGCAGCTGGTCGCCATGACCGGCCTGTTCGCCGATCTGGTCACCAGCGTGCGGCGGGGCGCGGCCGGGGCCGTCCCGGCCGACGGGGCCCTCGTGCGGCCCGGCCTCGAGGTCTGTCCCTACCCGGGCCTGAACAGTTTTCAGGCGCGCGACGCGGACTTCTTCACCGGCCGGGCCGATGTCGTCAACGAGCTCGTCGGGCGCATCACGCAGGCCGCCCACGCGCCGCGGGGCCCGCTGCTGCTGGTCGGGGTGTCCGGGGTGGGCAAGTCCTCGCTGCTGCGGGCGGGGGTCGTGCCCGCGCTGCGCCGCGAGGAGGCCCAGCGGGCCGGGGCCCGGGCCTGGGAGGTCGTGGTCATGACCCCGACCGGGCGTACGGACGCGCCGGACGCGACGAGTTCCCGCCGGGTGCGTCCCCTGCTCGAGCTGGCCGGGCGGGTCGGGGCGGCCTCCGGCATCGACTCCCTGCTCGGCAAGCCCGAGCACTTCGGCGCCTTCACCGCCTCCACCCCCGGGCAGCTGCTGATCGTGGTCGACCAGTTCGAGCAGGTCTTCGACACCGCGACCGTCAGCGAGCAGCACCGCGACGAGTTCGTGACCGCCCTGGTGAACGCGGCGCCGGCGCTGGTGCTGATCTCGGTGCGGGCCGATTTCTACGAGCGGTGCGTGCGCCTGCACCAGCTGGCCGGGCACCTTCCCGGCGACCAGGTGGTGCTGGGGCCGATGACGCCCGAGGGGCTGCGCCAGGCCGTGCTGCAGCCGGCCGGGCGGGTCGGGGTGGGCGTCGAACCGGCGCTGGTCGAACTGCTGCTGGCCGACCTCGGGGTGGGTGGCGAGGGCACGTACGACCCGGGCTCGCTGCCGCTGCTGGCCCACGCGCTCAGGGCCACCTGGGACCGGCGCGTGGCCCCGGGCGACCTGACCGTCGACGCCTACCGCTCCAGCGGTGGCATCAGTGGCGCGGTGACGCAGGAGGCAGAAGAGGTCTGGGAGCGCCTGACCGTCCCCGAGCGACGCGAGCTGCGGCATCTGCTGCTGCGGGGTGTGGTCGTCACCGGGCGCGAGGTGACGCGCCGCGCGGTGCCCCGTCCCGAGCCGGCCGGTCGCTGGCTGACCTGGATGATCGAGCGGCGGCTGATGACGGCCGACGCGGGCAGTGTGCAGATCTCGCACGAGGCCCTGCTCTGGGCCTGGCCCCGCCTGGCCGGCTGGGTCGCCGCCGAACGTGAGAACCTGCAGCTGCAGCAGCAACTCACCGAGGCCGCCGACTACTGGGCCGCGAACGCGCACGACCCGGGCGCCCTGTACCGGGGAGCGCGGCTGACGGCGGCCCAGGACTGGGCGGCCGAGCGCGACGACCTCACCTGGCAGCAGCGGCAGTTCATCGAGACGTCGGTGGGCGCGGCCCAGCACGAACTCACCACCGAACGCACCCGCACCCGGCGGCTGAGGCGCCTCGCCGCGTCCCTCGTCGTGCTTCTCGTCGCCGCGATCACCGCCGGTGGATACGCCTATTCGCAGGGGCAGGCGGCCCGGCGGCAGACGGCGATGGCGCAGTCGCAGCGGTTCGCGGCCCAGTCGGCGCAGCTCGCGGGCACCGATCCGCGCCGGGCGAAGCTGCTGGCGGTGCACGGCTGGGGTGAGTCCCACACCCAGGAGGCCCGCAGTGCGCTGCTGAGCGCCCAGATGCTCGAGCACGCGGGAGCGCTGGCCACCCGGAGCTGGCAGAACCAGGTCGCCCTGAGCCCTGACGGGCGCTGGACCGTGACTGGTGGGCAGGACGGCTCGGTGCGGCTGTGGGACAACCAGACCCACGAGATCGCCCACGACCTGGGCACTCTGGAGGGCACGATCTGGCAGATCGACTTCTCCCCGGACGGGTCGATGGTCTCGGCCGGTGCCGGTCAGGAGGTGCGGATCTGGCAGGTCGCCTCCGGTCGTCAGGTGCGCACGTTCCCGGCGCACTTCTTCACGGCCTGGGACTCGGACTCCTCGATGGTGCTGATGACCTCGCGCGACGAGCTCTTCGAGGTCGGGAGCTGGAGCGTGACCGACGGCGAGCGGCAGCGCCTTCATCTGACGCTCGCAGCCGACCGGATCGTCTCCGGGCTGGCCGTGAGCCGCGCCGATCAGCGGCTGGCCGTCACCGTGCGCCACCTGCCCGGTCGCGACACCGAGGTGAAACTGCTCGATCTGAGCTCCGGGCGGGTCGTCTCGCACTTCGCGGCGACGTCCGGCGCCCCGTCACGCATCGACTTCTCCCGCCGGGGCGAGCTGGCCGTGGGATTCGGGGACTCCGACGAGGTCGTGCTGCGGGATGCGCGCACCGGAGCCTCCCACGGCAAGATCGCCACCGCGGACGTGGAGATCGCCGCCGTCTCGAGCGTGACCTACTCGCCCAGCGGCCGTTTCGTGCTGATCTCCGGCGGCGGCTACGTACGCGTCTGGGAGCTGGACCGGCGGCAGTGGTCAGGCTCGGCGTTCCTCGGTTCCTCGGCCGACCGGGGGGCCGGGGCCATCTTCGACGTGGCCGCGATGGACGACGGCCCGCTCCTGGCCGCGGCGGGCCAGACGAGCACGATGCTGATCCGCTGGAACACCGAGTGGGTGCATCCGTCGGAGACCGGCCTCGTCGCCGTCCGGGCGCAGGACAACCGGTTCGTCGTCGGTGACGAGGCCGGTGCCGTCTGGAAGGTGGGTGGTCCGGGGCAGCCGGCCCGAAAGCTGGCCCAGGGCCGGGGCACGATCCTGGCGCTGGCCGGGGCACGCGACGGTGCCGTCGCCTCGGGCAGCGACACCGGAGACATCATGGTGCTCGGCGCGGACGGTCGCCGGCGGGCCACGCTGAACGCCGGGCCGGGCCGGCAGGTGCCCGACCTGGTGCTCACCGACTCCCTGCTGGTCGCAGGCACCGGCCCGATCCTGAAGGTCGCCGACGACCTGAAGGTGCCCTCGCGGGTGCAGGTCTGGAACGCCTCGACCCTCGAACCGGTCGCGACCCACACGTTCCGCGACCGCTACGGAATCACGATGACGCCGAGCCCCGACGGTGACGACGTCGCCGTGCTCCTCGACTCCGTCGACGGATCCAGCGGCGAGCAGGCCCGGGTGCTGCTGTACCACCTGACCGACCTGGCCGACCCGGACGGGAAGCCGTACCGGACCATCGATCTGCCGCGTAACGAGGGTGCGACCCGCACCGCGTTCGCCCCCGGCGGTGCGACGATCGCCCTGGCCGGTGCGAACGGGCGCATCCGGCTCTTCGACACCCGCACCGGGGCCCTGACCAAGACCTTCGGCCACCACTCGGGTTCCGTTCGCGACCTGGCCTTCTCGCCCGACGGTGCCACCGTCGCCAGCATCTCGAGCGCGGACGACGTGGTGCGGTTGTGGGACCCGGTCACGGGCGAACTGCGCGCGGAGCTGACGGGCCACACACTCGGCGTCAACCGGGTCGCGTTCTCGGCCGACGGCACGACGCTCTACAGCACCGGTGCCGACGGCCTGGCCGGGGTCTGGACCCTCGATCCGGACGAGGCGGTCGCCCGGATCTGCGCGGACCTGTCCGGGGACTTCGCCGACGAAGACTGGCGTTCGCTGGGCCTCGACCTCGCCCACTCACCCTGCCGGCAACGCTAG